The genomic DNA GCGAAACCGGAGCTCGGAGCGGCCCCGCTGCGCAAGCCGGATCACTAAGATCGTCAGCACCGCATAGACCACGACATGGGCCAATTTACGGGTCGCCTGGGTGAGCTGGTACATCGAGACGACCGAGGGATCGCCGTAGTAGAAGCCCGGCTGGATAAAGTCGAGGAGCTGGTGGAGCAGTATCCAGGAGCGCTGGTAGCTTCCGAGCTCCGTGGCCACCAAGGCAGCCAGCCCAATCCAGAGAAGCAAGGGGAGGATAAAGATCAGGACTCGCAGAAGACTTCGCAGCACAGAGTATAGAGTATACCGAATTCTCAGCATCTCCTGGAAATATTGCGTATAATCAAGGGATGACTCCCCTGCCCCTTGCCCTCTCAGACCGCTTTGGCCGACGGATCGAGTACCTGCGTGTCTCTCTCACGGATCGCTGCAACCTGCGCTGTGTCTACTGCATGCCGGAGGCGGGAGTGCCCTTTGAGAACCTAGACAACGTGCTGAGCTTCGAGGAGCTCGTGCGGATCATTCGGGTCCTGGCAAGTGTCGGGCTGAAGAAAGTGCGGCTCACGGGCGGCGAGCCACTGGTCCGCAAGGGGGTTCCCGAGCTGGCCGCACAGCTCATGGCGATCCCGGGGCTTGAGGAGGTAACCCTGACCACCAACGGTATCCTGCTGGAGCGGGATGCCCAAGGCCTCTGGGACGCGGGGATTCGGCGGCTGAACCTCTCGATGGACACCCTCCAAGAGGCGCGCTTCGAGAAGCTAGCGCGGCGTGCGGAGTTTGCCCGTGCGTGGGCGGGGCTGGAGACGGCGCTGGCGATTGGCTTCTCCCCCATCAAGCTCAACTGCGTGCTCATGCGGGGAATCAACGACGATGAAGTGGCGGCGTTTGGGCGGCTGACCCAGGAGCGCCCGCTCTCGGTGCGGTTTCTGGAGTACATGCCGATCGGGGAGGTGAGCCCCGCGCAGTGGCGTGCCCACTATGTCAGCAATGAGGAGGCGCTCGCCACGCTTCAGCGGCTCTGGCCTGATCTTGAAACGCTCAATGACTCCCCGGAGAGCACGAGCCGCAACTTCCGCATTCCCGGTGCCTTGGGAACGATTGGGGTGATCAACCCGATCAGCCATAAGTTCTGCGATGGCTGCAACCGGCTTCGGCTTACCGCCAATGGCAAGCTCGTTCCCTGCCTCTCGGATAACTTTGAGTACGATCTGATCGGGCCGCTTCGGGCGGGCTGCTCCGATCAAGAGATCCTGGAGCACACCGCCGCCGCCCTCGTACACAAGCCCATTCAGAGTGATTTTGAGGGACGGCTCTCCCGTGGGGGGAGCCTGCGGATGATGTCACAGATTGGTGGTTAGCCGCTACTCGTCGGCGCGGGGCTCGAACTCGGAGAGGAGCTCCTGAAGCCCGAGGCTGTCGAGCTGGTGGTGGAAGGCCGCTTGCTCCCGGAGCGTAATGGCTCCTTGAGCCGCAAAGCTGGTACGGGCAGGCACATCGAGCTCTAGGGTAGCGTCGGAGAGAATTCCCTGGTCCCACTCTTCCTGGCGAAGAAACTGCTCCCCACGTCGCCGGCAACGAGAGCAGCGGTAGCGCACGAGGACATAGCTTGGACCAAAAGGGCGCGGATAGTACCCGGCCCGCAGAACTTCCCGCTCACCAATACGCTGACCACAGGTGCAACGAAGGGCTGTCCGTCCCATTGTCTCCTCCAGCAAGCGCTATAGCAACGCCATGCGCCACGCCAATTGTACCACTCCTAGTTTACATCCGCACGGACGACCGAGAGGCCGGTTCCCGCGGCTGTCTGACCACTCCGAGAGGCGGAGAGCGACGAAATATCGGGCGCTTTCTTCTTCCCCACCACGCTTGTCAGCATGCTACGGAGGGCACGGCTGGCCTCTTCGGTCTCCGACGCGGCAGTGGTCGGTGTGGACTCGGGCTCACTCGCACTGGCTAGCGCGGTCTCCAGGCGTGGGCTCCGCTTAGCGACCACCACGGGGCTAACCACCGCCGGAGCGGGAGTCGGTGCGGTCTCAGGCTCTAGCTTGGTGCTCCCGGTTCGCGCCGCGAGCTGTGTCGGGGCTACCTCATGAGTCACCTGTCCGGTGGGCGAGGCGACAAGAGGTGCCGGTGCCCCCGCCGCGACTTGCGGCTTCAGGTCCCGATTAGGCTGCTCTTTCATGGGAGTCACCGCTGCGCGCGGCGCAGGGGTGGCACGCTCCAGCTTAGGCGCAGGCTTGGACTCTGGCGTCGCGGGCCGCTCGGTGCTCTTCGCAAGCTGTGTCGGCGCGGCGGCGAGGGCCGGGGCAGGCGTCGCGGGAGTCGGCGTAGCAGACACGGGAGCGGACGGCGTTGTAGGAGTTGTTTGCTTAGGGGCAGCAGACGGCGCAAGGGGCGCGGGCGTGCCAGGTGGTGGCGGCACGGTCACCTTTGAGAGCCGGGGCAGGAAGACCGCGCTGAGAGTTGCAGCGGTGAGCGCACCCGCAAGGGCAAAGCGAGCCGGAGCAGGCCGCAGAACCCGTGAGAGCTTGTCCCAAAGGGTCGGGCGTGCATAGGTCGAGGCGGCGATCCGCTCGGAGAGCCCTGGCGGTAGCATGGTCACCATCGGTGCCGAAGACGCCTGCTTCAGGAGAGAAGCAAAGGCCTCCTCGTTGCTATCGTCGGTCGTGATTTCCTCAGGGGTCATTTTTTTGCTCACTTGGTCACACTCTGTCCCAGTCTTGCGTATACAAGCTGTATGCCGTTAGAATCGGTTGGTCCTCAAAAAGTTTCAAGATTCTTTTTCTGCGGCATGGTACAAAGAGGCTACTATGGCAGATCCTAGCAATTCTCCCAAGACCGAGTCCACGGGGCTCAATCTTAAGAAATTTAACTCCACCAGTGTCACCACCACCACCGATGTGATCGTCCCCAAGCTCTCCAACGCCGACAAGGGCCGTCGGGCGACTATGGTTGCTGTCGTGATTCTTGCGGTTGGATTTCTGGGCATGATGGCCTTTCGCACCAGTGGCTTCAATCCCTTTGAAAAGACTCCAGAACACGGCGGCCTAGCACGCCCCGAACCGACGCTTCCTCAGTAAGGCTGCCCCATGTCCAACGAGCGTGTTGTCTGCGCCGCCTGCGGCTCCAATAACTTTGCCACCCAGGCTGCCTGCTGGAAGTGTGGCAAGGTCCTGAGCGCTCCGCCGCCTGCCGCCGCGCCTGCTCCGATGAGCGCCGTCCCCGCCGGAGCACCTCCACTGGCACGCCCCCTGCCCGCTCCCGAGCTGCGGAGTGAGTCCCCCGCTGCGTTTTGGTCGTCGGTGGCGATGGGCGTCCTCTTTCCCATGCTGGCGATCCCCGTGGGGCTGGTCTTTCTCATGCTCGATGAACGCCGGAAGCACCAGATCGGCTGGTGGAATATTCTCTTTGGCCTGGTCGGGACCCTGCTCAATGGGGTGATCGCCGTAGTCTCCCTCTATCCCCTCTTGATGAACGCCACCCGCCTGATCCCCAACCTAGGGGGGGCACGCACCGGGCAGTCACAGGACCTCAACTCCGAGGCTCCCCCCTTGGATATCCCCGGCCAGCGTCCCTTTGCCGCGCCGCCACGGTAGTCCGCTCGCATGACTGACACCATTGCGGCAATCGCCACCGCCACCGGTGCCGCGGGCGTGGGGATCGTCCGCCTCTCCGGCCCCAATGCGCGGACAATCGCCGCGCAGGTCGTGCGTCGCTCCCTTCAAGACCAGCCACCTCGCCTGCTCAAGCGTGCCACGGTCTACGATCCGCAGAGCGGGGAATCCCTCGACGATGGCCTCTTGGTGCACTTTATCGGACCGCACTCCTTCACCGGTGAGGATGTGGTCGAGTTTCAGGGGCACGGGGGGATGCTCACCCTGGCTCAGGTCCTACAGGCGTTCCTGGCCGCCGGGGCTCGCTTGGCACGTCCGGGAGAGTTCTCGGAGCGGGCGTTTCACAACGGGAAGCTCGACCTCGCCCAAGCGGAGGCCCTCGCGGACCTGATCTCTGCACGCTCCGTGGCAGCACAGCGCGCCGCCCGCCGCCAGCTCGACGGGAGCCTCTCGCAGGAGGCGCACCGCATCGCCGCCGAGCTCCAAGAAGCCCTCGCCCGCTTGGAGGCGACGATCGACTTCCCGGAGGACGTGGGCGAGCTCGTGCCGGAGACTGTCGAGGCCCCGCTCGGCCGCGCCGCGCAGCGCCTGGAGCGTCTCCTGGCGGGAGCGGCGTACGGCAGGCGGCTCACAGAAGGGCTCACCGTCGCCCTGACCGGTGCCCCCAATGTCGGGAAGTCTTCGCTTCTGAACGCCCTCGCCGGAGCGGAGCGCGCCATTGTCACGGAGCTCGCCGGCACGACCCGCGACATTCTGGCCGAGGAGCTGGTCTTGGCCGGCGTACCGGTACGCGTCCTCGACACCGCCGGGCTGCGCGAGACCGACGATCCCGTGGAGCGTATCGGGGTCGCCCGTGCCCGTGCCGCGGTCGCGACCGCCGATGTGGTGATTGTCGTGGTCGATGCCACCCGCCCCGAGCCCCTCGCCCTGCCCGAGCAGAGCTTTGTGATCGCGGTAAACAAGTCCGATCTGGCCTCCCCAGAGCTGGAGCGCTTTGCCCCCCACCCCGCCGTGGCGATCTCCGCCCGCACCGGGGAGGGGCTCGATGCGCTGGTCCAAGCGGTGATCGGGACATCGGTTCCCGCCAGCGACGCCCCCCTGCTCACGCGAGCCCGCCACGAAGATGCCCTCCGCCGCGCCGCTGCCCAAATCCACGACGCCCGCGTGACCCTCGCCCTTGGGCTCCCCGCCGAGCTGATCGCCGTGGACACGCACGGTGCCCTCGCCGCCCTTGGGGAGCTCACGGGCCAGACCACCCGCGAGGAGATCATCCAGGGAATCTTCTCCCGGTTCTGTATCGGCAAGTGAGCGCTAGAGCGTCCCGTAGAGCCGGTCGCCGAAGTCGCCGAGGCCGGGGCAGATGTACTTTTTCGCATTGAGCTCCCGGTCCAGCGCCGCGGCGTAGATCGGGACATCGGGGTGCGCCGCCTCGACCGCCGCCACGCCCTCGGGAGCCGCCACCACACACACGAGGCGGACATCGGTCGCGCCCGCCGCCTTTACATGGTCGATCGCCTGGCCCGCCGAGCCGCCCGTGGCCAGCATCGGGTCCACCACCAGGGTCGTGCAGCCCTGTACCTGTGGGAGCTTGCAGTAGTAGCTCGCCGCCACCGCGGTCGCATGGTCGCGCTCCAGCCCGATGTAGCCCACGGAGACATCGGGAAAGAGCTCCAAGAACGGCTCCAGCATCGCCAGCCCCGCCCGTAGGATCGGGATCACCACAATCCCATGGGCAAGGACCTGCCCCTCCATTGGCTCCAGAGGGGTGGTAATCGGGGAGGCCATGGTCGGGAGATCAGCGGTCGCCTCCAGCGCGAGGAGTGTGGTCAAGCGCCGTGCGAGCGGGCGAAAGTGCTGGGGGTTGGTCTCGGTAGAGCGCAGGCCCGTGAGCAGGTGCTGGGCCAGCGGGTGGGAGCAGAGATGGATTGCCATACCCCCATTTTACACCGCCGGCTCAGAACGAGCGGGAGAGCGCCAGCGCCTCGACCCCCGCCGCCCCGGCCTTGAGGAGCGTAGCGGCGGCGCAGTGCAGGCTCGCCCCCGTGGTCATGACATCGTCGATCAGGAGCAGCCGCTTGCCCGCCAGCAAAGCCGGGTCCGTAACCTCAAAGTCCGTCGGGGAGAGGTTGGCGAGGCGCTGCGCCGCCCCCAAGGTCATCTGGGACTGCTCGGCACGCACCCGCACAAACGCCCCTTCCGGTAAGACCGGGAGCGCGAGCTGCTCCGCAAGCGGCTGGGCAAGGAGCGCCGCCTGGTTGTAGCCACGCGCGCGCCGTTTACGCGCGGAGAGTGGGAGCGCGACCAGTAGCTCAGGCGGTGCCGTGCCACGGAGCTCCGTGAGATAGCGGTGCGCGAGCCACGCCCCCAGGGGCTCGGCAAGCGACTCTTTCCCTCGGTACTTCAGCAAGTGGAGACCGTAGCGGAGCGCCCCGACATGCCGCCCCGCCGCACGTGCGCTCTCAAACGCCCAGCCGCCCCACCGGTCCGCCGCCGCCTCGCAGAGCCGGCAGACACGCTCGGGCTCACTCGGGTGCCCACAGACCACACACACCGGCTCTGGGACAGTGGGAAGCTGGGCCACACACGCAGAGCAGAGCACCGGCTCCTCCCAGCTCTCACAGAGCAGGCAGCGGGGCGGGTAGATCAGGTCAAGAAAGCCAGCAAGTGCACGCATCGGAGCGGAACATTATACCTCCTGCAAAAGTTACCGGAACCACGCCTCGCCGGAACCATAAGACTTGTTCTCAGGGGCTCAGCGCCATGACTTCTGCAAGAGGTACATTCTCTACTGGACGGTAAAATCCACCTTGGCACGGTAGGACTTGCCCCCGATCTCACACAGCGCCTCCACGGGATAGCGGCCCGGTGCGAGCCCGGCGGGAGCGCTGAGCTTGAAGCTGACACTGCGGCGCTCGTTGGGGTAGGATAGGGAGATCGTGCGCTTTACCTCGCCCTCGACACTCCAGCCCGATGGCAGGATGAGGTGGACGAGGCCACTTGTCTTGCCCTCACGCCGCCCGGTGATCGTCGCGACCAGGAGCCGGCGACGCGCGGGGCCGTCGGGGGCCGCGCTGAGGATGGGCTTGATATCGTGGTCCAGGGAGAGCGCGTAGGGCTCCTGCCGCTCCACACTCGCCAGTGCGACAACACTCACCCCGCCCTCTTCGCGCTCGGCCCCGCCCCGGAGCACCACACTGGCGGGCTCAGGTCCCTCGGGCAGGACAAAGCGAAACTCTTTCTTGAGGCGCTCGCCCGGGTTGAGGATCATGATGGGGTCCTTGAGGTCCACGATCACCGTCCCATCGGGCAAGAATACTTGCTTCAGGAAGAGCGGCTTCAGCCCTGAGTTCGTGAGCTCCAGTGTCCCCCGGACGAGTCCCCCCGCCACCAGCGCCCGGTCGCGCAGGCTCAGGTGCGCCGCGAGCGGCCCCGCAAGCGCCTCGCTGTCGTCGGTGAGCTGCAGGCGGAGCAAGGGGAGCTCGGGCAGCGGCTCGGCGAGGGCGGCGCCCCCCCAGAGAGCCCGAAATCCCACCTCCGCACCGGGCTTCCGGCCCGTCCCGAGGAGCCCGATCGGCAGTGCAACAAGCTGGACAACTCCCTGCTCCGTGGTCAGCTGGTGCCCCCTCACACTGCCCTCGGGGAGCAATACCTCGGCCCAGACCGGGTGCTCTTTGTTCTGGACATTGTCGAAGCGGCGCACCAGCGGCGTGACTCCGGTCGCGGACTTGAGGAGCCGGATGCTGAAGTTCTCTGCCCCCTGAAACCAGCCATCTCCATTGGCATCCAGATCAAACCGGACCTCGGTCTCGTCTTTGGTCTGCACCGCCAGGTAGAGAAACTGCGAGTCCCAGTCGAAGTAGACACGGCCCTCGGGGGTGTCGTAGAGGAGATCCCAGCCCTGCAGGGAGTCTAGCGTCACCGTGCGCTTGATCCGCTTGCGCTCGTAGGATGCCCCGCTGTTGGCAAGGGGTGCGGTCTGGCGGCCCTCCGGGGCCTGTGCGTGCGCCGCCAGAGCAAAGAGAAGACTACTCCAAGCGGCTAAAGCGATCCGAGAGCTGTGTGTCCTGAAGGAAGTTTTGAGCATATCTGAGCTTCTGAAGCGCCTCACCGTTGTCCGGGTCCAGACGCAGGGCTTTCTTGTACTGGAACAGCGCTGCGGCGTACTGCTGGTCTTGGTAGAGCGCGTTGCCCAGGGCCATCGCCTCCGTGACCCGTGCCTGACGAACAAGCTCGTTCAGGTCTGGCCCGGAGACTCCCTTCTGACGGGCCTCGGTGAAGGCCAGGATCGCTCCGACAGCATCTCCCCGCATCAGGAGCCCCCTGCCACGGGAGAGCGCACTCTCCGCAGCGGCATAGCGCACCTGAGCGAGCCCCGTCCGAGCATCAGTCGCGAGGGGGTTGGCCTGAATCGCCTCCAGAAAAGCCGCCTCGGCTGCATCGGTGTTCCCTTCGCTTAGAGCGGCCTGTGCCTGTAAAAGTTTCGCCTGATACCAGCGCTCCTGAAGCGCAGCGCTCGCCTGTGTCAGCACGAGGTCGTGGGGCAGGTCTTGCAGGGCCTGCGCGAGGTGCGCCGCCGCTCCCACAAAGTCCCCGACCGTCTCCGCTGTCTCTGCGGCACCAAGCGCACGCTGGCGCAGGTCCGCGAGCACGTCACTCAGCAGCTGGCACGCCCGCAGATCGGAGGGGACGGCGTCCAGACGCGCACGGAGCACCTCGGCGGCGACTGCCACATTACCCTTGTCCCACGCGCCACGGGCCTCGGCGAGGGTTGCCTCCTCCGAGAGCGAGGCCATGCGCTCCCCAAAGGTGAGCTCGTAGGCGATCAGGCTGCCATCGCGCAGGCTCACGGCCACAAAGCGTCCCCCCGGAGCCACGGAGATTCCCGTCGGGCGCGCGTCCTCAAAGTCGATATCCCAGATCGGCATGCCTTCGTCGTTGAGGAACACCAAGCGCCCGCTCCCATGGTCCAGCGCGAGCAGCACCGCGATACTCTGCCCGGTGGCGTCCATGGCCACATCAATGGGGGTGCCGACCAGCTCGGTGAACCAGAGGAGGACGCCATCGCTACCGACCAGCCCGACCCCGCCCGCTTCGACCTCTGGCCCGCCCGTGGCAAACGCGGTGCGCTCTGGCCCCGC from Armatimonas rosea includes the following:
- a CDS encoding VanZ family protein — translated: MLRSLLRVLIFILPLLLWIGLAALVATELGSYQRSWILLHQLLDFIQPGFYYGDPSVVSMYQLTQATRKLAHVVVYAVLTILVIRLAQRGRSELRFRSLVLAVLVAGAVLALEVYVRRYHSEGTRHVRAEQFLLDGIGVGLVLIGAVVFFFQKALERWLLTEPKNG
- the moaA gene encoding GTP 3',8-cyclase MoaA; translated protein: MTPLPLALSDRFGRRIEYLRVSLTDRCNLRCVYCMPEAGVPFENLDNVLSFEELVRIIRVLASVGLKKVRLTGGEPLVRKGVPELAAQLMAIPGLEEVTLTTNGILLERDAQGLWDAGIRRLNLSMDTLQEARFEKLARRAEFARAWAGLETALAIGFSPIKLNCVLMRGINDDEVAAFGRLTQERPLSVRFLEYMPIGEVSPAQWRAHYVSNEEALATLQRLWPDLETLNDSPESTSRNFRIPGALGTIGVINPISHKFCDGCNRLRLTANGKLVPCLSDNFEYDLIGPLRAGCSDQEILEHTAAALVHKPIQSDFEGRLSRGGSLRMMSQIGG
- the mnmE gene encoding tRNA uridine-5-carboxymethylaminomethyl(34) synthesis GTPase MnmE, giving the protein MTDTIAAIATATGAAGVGIVRLSGPNARTIAAQVVRRSLQDQPPRLLKRATVYDPQSGESLDDGLLVHFIGPHSFTGEDVVEFQGHGGMLTLAQVLQAFLAAGARLARPGEFSERAFHNGKLDLAQAEALADLISARSVAAQRAARRQLDGSLSQEAHRIAAELQEALARLEATIDFPEDVGELVPETVEAPLGRAAQRLERLLAGAAYGRRLTEGLTVALTGAPNVGKSSLLNALAGAERAIVTELAGTTRDILAEELVLAGVPVRVLDTAGLRETDDPVERIGVARARAAVATADVVIVVVDATRPEPLALPEQSFVIAVNKSDLASPELERFAPHPAVAISARTGEGLDALVQAVIGTSVPASDAPLLTRARHEDALRRAAAQIHDARVTLALGLPAELIAVDTHGALAALGELTGQTTREEIIQGIFSRFCIGK
- the upp gene encoding uracil phosphoribosyltransferase, with the translated sequence MAIHLCSHPLAQHLLTGLRSTETNPQHFRPLARRLTTLLALEATADLPTMASPITTPLEPMEGQVLAHGIVVIPILRAGLAMLEPFLELFPDVSVGYIGLERDHATAVAASYYCKLPQVQGCTTLVVDPMLATGGSAGQAIDHVKAAGATDVRLVCVVAAPEGVAAVEAAHPDVPIYAAALDRELNAKKYICPGLGDFGDRLYGTL
- a CDS encoding ComF family protein — its product is MRALAGFLDLIYPPRCLLCESWEEPVLCSACVAQLPTVPEPVCVVCGHPSEPERVCRLCEAAADRWGGWAFESARAAGRHVGALRYGLHLLKYRGKESLAEPLGAWLAHRYLTELRGTAPPELLVALPLSARKRRARGYNQAALLAQPLAEQLALPVLPEGAFVRVRAEQSQMTLGAAQRLANLSPTDFEVTDPALLAGKRLLLIDDVMTTGASLHCAAATLLKAGAAGVEALALSRSF
- a CDS encoding NEW3 domain-containing protein, which codes for MLKTSFRTHSSRIALAAWSSLLFALAAHAQAPEGRQTAPLANSGASYERKRIKRTVTLDSLQGWDLLYDTPEGRVYFDWDSQFLYLAVQTKDETEVRFDLDANGDGWFQGAENFSIRLLKSATGVTPLVRRFDNVQNKEHPVWAEVLLPEGSVRGHQLTTEQGVVQLVALPIGLLGTGRKPGAEVGFRALWGGAALAEPLPELPLLRLQLTDDSEALAGPLAAHLSLRDRALVAGGLVRGTLELTNSGLKPLFLKQVFLPDGTVIVDLKDPIMILNPGERLKKEFRFVLPEGPEPASVVLRGGAEREEGGVSVVALASVERQEPYALSLDHDIKPILSAAPDGPARRRLLVATITGRREGKTSGLVHLILPSGWSVEGEVKRTISLSYPNERRSVSFKLSAPAGLAPGRYPVEALCEIGGKSYRAKVDFTVQ
- a CDS encoding tetratricopeptide repeat protein, with the translated sequence MADITNVNLVFLRKARGLAPLSRYALQDDGTLLVSVPDELEVRTFHLVRYSEQGRSRTLHTYNVETLRKTEITPDGSSYVGTTDDDLYLFREARKTRFLSDRRASYTDISLGAEAARFGTAFCDLLGSGHSVALGELDGRLLWTKDIAYPISRICIDRGARYLAIAGESGDLSLVDYTRTTIWSHRQEVPLLAVATAGPERTAFATGGPEVEAGGVGLVGSDGVLLWFTELVGTPIDVAMDATGQSIAVLLALDHGSGRLVFLNDEGMPIWDIDFEDARPTGISVAPGGRFVAVSLRDGSLIAYELTFGERMASLSEEATLAEARGAWDKGNVAVAAEVLRARLDAVPSDLRACQLLSDVLADLRQRALGAAETAETVGDFVGAAAHLAQALQDLPHDLVLTQASAALQERWYQAKLLQAQAALSEGNTDAAEAAFLEAIQANPLATDARTGLAQVRYAAAESALSRGRGLLMRGDAVGAILAFTEARQKGVSGPDLNELVRQARVTEAMALGNALYQDQQYAAALFQYKKALRLDPDNGEALQKLRYAQNFLQDTQLSDRFSRLE